A stretch of Halomonas elongata DSM 2581 DNA encodes these proteins:
- a CDS encoding arylesterase: protein MRQRSPVDRVHNPHRRLLWRICLALMLCLMVGPVLAAPRPLILVMGDSLSAAYGIERQDGWVSLLTDRLAGKARVVNASISGETTAGGKTRLPELLRQHDPDIVLLELGGNDGLRGLPPAQMRSNLADMIEASQASGAEVALLGIDIPPNYGQAYREAFTGVFTALAERYEVPLLPFMLDDVALHDELMQDDGIHPTAAAQPQILDNVWPVLAPLLENSGAELAERQG, encoded by the coding sequence ATGCGGCAGCGTTCCCCCGTTGATCGAGTTCACAACCCCCATCGGCGGCTTCTATGGCGCATCTGTCTGGCCCTGATGCTATGCCTGATGGTGGGCCCGGTACTGGCTGCGCCACGCCCGCTGATCCTGGTGATGGGCGATAGCTTGAGCGCCGCCTACGGTATCGAACGCCAGGACGGCTGGGTCAGCTTGCTGACCGATCGCCTGGCAGGCAAGGCCCGGGTCGTCAACGCCAGCATCAGCGGCGAGACCACCGCCGGCGGCAAGACCCGGCTGCCCGAGCTGCTGAGACAGCATGACCCGGACATCGTTCTGCTCGAACTGGGCGGCAACGACGGCCTGCGCGGGCTGCCGCCCGCCCAGATGCGCAGCAATCTGGCGGACATGATCGAGGCCAGCCAGGCATCCGGCGCCGAGGTGGCACTGCTTGGTATCGACATTCCGCCCAACTATGGCCAGGCCTATCGCGAGGCCTTCACCGGGGTCTTCACGGCGCTCGCGGAGCGTTACGAGGTTCCCCTGCTGCCCTTCATGCTCGACGACGTGGCCCTGCACGACGAACTGATGCAGGACGACGGCATCCACCCCACCGCCGCCGCCCAGCCACAGATACTCGACAACGTCTGGCCGGTGCTTGCCCCGCTGCTGGAGAACTCGGGTGCCGAACTCGCCGAGCGCCAGGGCTGA
- the alr gene encoding alanine racemase encodes MARPLRADIDLDALCHNYRLARDLAPTSRSLAVLKADAYGHGLVPCARALEGLAPAFAVACLEEAEALREGGITAPIVLLEGIFSADELARVEALKLGTVVHSDWQVEALLSHRPAEPIPTWVKVDSGMHRLGFAPERAASVWARLSAAPAQACDLHLMSHFATADHADTAYFEHQMRTLNALAETLNAPTCLANSPATLARPESHGAWNRPGVMLYGSDPLEASNSASRELEPVMTLRSQLIAVRDLDEGEPVGYGGRWRAPRPSRIGVVACGYGDGYDRHAIDGTPALVAGRRTTLVGKVSMDMLTVDLTDIPEADIGSEVVLWGRAANGEVLSVDEVARHCDTISYTLLTGVLPRVPRRYHSG; translated from the coding sequence ATGGCTCGACCCCTGCGTGCCGACATCGACCTCGATGCCTTGTGCCACAACTACCGTCTCGCCCGGGACCTGGCGCCGACCAGCCGGTCGCTGGCGGTCCTTAAGGCCGATGCCTACGGCCACGGCCTGGTGCCCTGCGCCCGAGCGCTGGAAGGGCTGGCGCCGGCCTTTGCCGTGGCCTGCCTCGAAGAGGCGGAAGCCCTGCGCGAAGGTGGCATCACGGCACCGATCGTCCTGCTGGAGGGGATCTTCTCGGCCGATGAGCTGGCGCGGGTGGAAGCGCTGAAGTTGGGGACGGTGGTGCACAGCGACTGGCAGGTCGAGGCGCTGCTCTCCCATCGACCGGCGGAGCCGATTCCCACCTGGGTCAAGGTCGATTCCGGCATGCATCGCCTGGGATTTGCTCCCGAACGGGCGGCGTCGGTCTGGGCGCGCCTGAGCGCGGCCCCGGCGCAGGCGTGCGATCTGCATCTGATGAGCCACTTCGCTACCGCCGATCATGCCGACACGGCCTACTTCGAGCACCAGATGCGCACCCTGAACGCACTTGCCGAGACACTGAATGCGCCTACCTGCCTGGCCAATTCGCCGGCGACCCTGGCCCGGCCGGAGAGTCATGGAGCCTGGAATCGTCCTGGCGTCATGCTCTATGGCAGCGATCCCCTCGAGGCCTCCAACTCGGCGAGTCGCGAGCTGGAGCCGGTGATGACCCTGCGTTCACAGCTCATTGCCGTGCGTGACCTCGATGAAGGCGAGCCGGTCGGCTATGGCGGGCGCTGGCGGGCACCGCGCCCGTCGCGCATCGGTGTGGTGGCCTGCGGCTATGGCGATGGTTACGACCGTCATGCCATCGACGGCACACCGGCTCTGGTCGCCGGGCGTCGTACGACCCTCGTCGGCAAGGTCTCCATGGACATGCTCACGGTGGATCTCACCGATATTCCCGAGGCCGATATCGGCAGCGAGGTGGTGCTATGGGGCCGTGCCGCCAATGGCGAGGTGCTCTCGGTGGACGAGGTGGCCCGCCATTGCGATACCATCAGCTATACGCTGCTGACCGGGGTGCTGCCGAGGGTGCCCAGGCGGTATCATAGCGGCTGA
- the lpxL gene encoding LpxL/LpxP family Kdo(2)-lipid IV(A) lauroyl/palmitoleoyl acyltransferase, which translates to MSEQASSSRFLHPRYWPTWLAIGAMHVGAWLPWRLKLWVGKLIGLAAWRFAKRRRRIAETNIQLCFPEFDEARQQRLVKDAFIANGIGILETATGWCRDPEHLRHRVVFEGQEHMARVQAEGKGALIIGIHFSTLDLGGALHSLFFPADVVYRPHDNALFERFMTRARNRIFGTAIDRHDLRGVVRRIKTGHHVWYSPDQDFGREASVFAPFFGVEAATIKLTAKIARMTGAPVMPLIFHRNPDDYTYRLEYLPALEDFPSGDDVADAARINAVIEAAIRRHPEQYLWLHRRFKTRPEGEPKLYDV; encoded by the coding sequence ATGTCCGAGCAAGCTTCCTCGAGTCGCTTTCTTCATCCCCGTTACTGGCCGACCTGGCTGGCGATCGGTGCCATGCATGTCGGCGCCTGGCTGCCCTGGCGACTCAAGCTCTGGGTCGGCAAGCTCATCGGGCTTGCCGCCTGGCGCTTTGCCAAGCGGCGACGCCGCATTGCCGAGACCAATATCCAGCTGTGCTTTCCGGAGTTCGATGAGGCGCGGCAGCAGCGGCTGGTCAAGGATGCCTTCATCGCCAACGGCATCGGCATTCTGGAGACGGCCACCGGTTGGTGCCGCGACCCCGAGCACCTGCGTCATCGCGTCGTCTTCGAAGGCCAGGAACACATGGCCCGGGTGCAGGCCGAGGGCAAGGGCGCGCTGATCATCGGCATTCACTTCTCGACGCTGGATCTCGGCGGCGCCCTGCATTCGCTGTTCTTTCCCGCCGACGTGGTCTATCGGCCCCACGACAACGCCCTGTTCGAGCGTTTCATGACCCGGGCGCGCAACCGCATCTTCGGCACCGCCATCGACCGACATGACCTGCGGGGCGTGGTACGCCGCATCAAGACGGGACATCATGTCTGGTATTCGCCGGATCAGGACTTCGGTCGCGAGGCCAGTGTGTTCGCTCCCTTCTTCGGCGTGGAAGCGGCGACCATCAAGCTCACCGCCAAGATCGCCCGCATGACCGGAGCGCCGGTCATGCCCTTGATCTTTCATCGCAATCCCGACGATTACACTTATCGCCTGGAATACCTGCCGGCCCTGGAAGATTTCCCCTCCGGCGACGATGTGGCAGACGCCGCCCGCATCAATGCCGTCATCGAAGCCGCCATCCGCCGCCATCCCGAGCAGTACCTGTGGCTGCACCGGCGCTTCAAGACCCGCCCCGAAGGCGAGCCCAAGCTATACGATGTGTGA
- a CDS encoding DUF2254 domain-containing protein has protein sequence MYTACVMVLHCLSLFVYFIHSVSQSIQIDAVITGLHAER, from the coding sequence GTGTATACCGCCTGCGTCATGGTCCTGCATTGTCTGTCGCTGTTCGTCTACTTCATCCACAGCGTGTCACAGTCGATTCAGATCGATGCCGTCATCACCGGCCTGCATGCCGAACGGTAA
- a CDS encoding PA3496 family putative envelope integrity protein, with translation MRPDSLHDEYYDDSEQDVDNDAEATPERPTSRAERLRARRRLEDLLEERRLRRAIGDDWDLDEEE, from the coding sequence ATGCGCCCCGATTCCCTTCACGACGAGTACTACGACGATTCCGAACAGGACGTCGACAACGATGCCGAAGCCACCCCAGAGCGACCGACCAGCCGCGCCGAGCGATTGCGTGCCCGACGCCGCCTGGAAGACCTGCTGGAGGAGCGACGCCTGCGCCGCGCCATCGGGGACGACTGGGACCTGGACGAAGAGGAATGA
- a CDS encoding ABC transporter ATP-binding protein: MSISSHENAIEPILHAEGLTQQVVSGERHLTILKDLNLAVLPGESLAILGQSGAGKSTLLGLLAGLDAPSAGRLAMFGQALNELDEDGRARLRAGRVGFVFQNFQLLPTLTALENVLMPLELTAVTDAESRARDWLTRVGLGERLDHLPKQLSGGEQQRVALARAFVTGAELVFADEPTGNLDPATGERIIDTLFELNHEAGTTLVLVTHDHALARRCDRCLRLVDGRLVEMAREEVGA, from the coding sequence ATGTCCATCTCCTCGCACGAGAATGCCATTGAGCCGATTCTACACGCCGAGGGCCTGACCCAGCAGGTCGTCAGCGGCGAACGGCATCTGACCATCCTGAAGGATCTGAATCTCGCGGTGTTGCCCGGCGAGAGCCTGGCCATCCTCGGTCAGAGCGGGGCAGGCAAGTCGACCCTGCTTGGCCTGCTGGCCGGGCTCGACGCGCCCAGCGCCGGCAGGCTCGCGATGTTCGGCCAGGCCCTGAATGAGCTGGACGAGGATGGTCGGGCACGGCTGCGCGCCGGTCGGGTCGGTTTCGTGTTCCAGAACTTCCAGTTGTTGCCGACCCTGACGGCGCTGGAGAACGTGCTCATGCCACTGGAGCTCACGGCGGTGACGGATGCCGAGTCGCGGGCCCGGGACTGGCTGACCCGGGTCGGCCTGGGAGAACGCCTCGATCATCTGCCCAAGCAGCTATCCGGCGGCGAGCAGCAGCGCGTCGCCCTGGCTCGGGCCTTCGTTACGGGCGCCGAACTGGTCTTCGCCGACGAACCCACCGGAAACCTCGATCCGGCGACCGGCGAGCGCATCATCGACACCCTGTTCGAGTTGAATCACGAGGCCGGCACCACCCTGGTGCTGGTGACTCACGACCATGCCCTGGCGCGTCGCTGCGATCGCTGCCTGCGTCTGGTGGATGGCCGGCTCGTCGAGATGGCCCGCGAAGAGGTCGGCGCATGA
- the ettA gene encoding energy-dependent translational throttle protein EttA: MAQYVYTMNRVGKVVPPKKQILKDISLSFFPGAKIGVLGLNGAGKSTLLRIMAGVDTEFEGEARPMPNMKIGYLPQEPELDDDKNVRETVEEALGEIKEAQEKLDAVYAAYAEPDADFDALATEQARLENIIEAADAHNLERKLEVAAEALRLPPWEAKVGNLSGGERRRVALCRLLLSSPDMLLLDEPTNHLDAESVAWLERFLHDYTGTVVAITHDRYFLDNVAGWILELDRGEGIPFEGNYSQWLEAKEKRLAQEAKQEASRQKAIKQELEWVRSNAKGRQAKSKARLNRFDELQSGEFQQRNETNEIYIPPGPRLGDKVIEFHGVSKRFDDKLLYEDLSFTIPPGAIVGLVGGNGAGKSTLFKLIEGKETPDTGEVIKGETVDIAYVEQLRDDLDNKQTVWEAVSDGQDILNINGYEVSSRAYVGRFNFKGNDQQKRLSDLSGGERGRLQLAQTLKQGANVLLLDEPSNDLDIETLRALEEALLAFPGCAMVISHDRWFLDRIATHILAFEGDSHVEFFEGNYTEYEADHKKRVGDDTPHRMKYKRIDA; this comes from the coding sequence ATGGCGCAATACGTCTACACCATGAATCGGGTGGGCAAGGTCGTGCCCCCCAAGAAACAGATTCTCAAGGACATTTCCCTGTCCTTCTTCCCGGGCGCCAAGATCGGCGTGCTCGGCCTCAATGGCGCGGGCAAGTCGACCCTGCTGCGCATCATGGCCGGTGTCGACACCGAATTCGAGGGCGAAGCCCGCCCGATGCCGAACATGAAGATCGGCTATCTGCCCCAGGAACCCGAGCTCGACGACGACAAGAACGTCCGCGAGACCGTGGAAGAAGCCCTGGGCGAGATCAAGGAAGCCCAGGAGAAGCTCGACGCCGTCTACGCGGCCTATGCCGAGCCGGATGCCGACTTCGATGCCCTGGCCACCGAACAGGCGCGCCTGGAGAACATCATCGAGGCCGCCGATGCCCATAACCTGGAGCGCAAGCTGGAAGTGGCCGCCGAGGCCCTTCGCCTGCCGCCCTGGGAGGCCAAGGTCGGCAACCTGTCCGGTGGCGAACGGCGCCGCGTGGCGCTGTGCCGCCTGCTGCTCTCCAGCCCCGACATGCTGCTGCTGGACGAACCGACCAACCACCTCGATGCCGAATCGGTGGCCTGGCTGGAGCGCTTCCTGCACGACTACACCGGCACCGTGGTGGCCATCACCCACGACCGCTACTTCCTCGACAACGTGGCCGGCTGGATCCTCGAGCTGGACCGCGGCGAAGGCATTCCCTTCGAGGGCAACTACTCCCAATGGCTCGAGGCCAAGGAAAAGCGCCTCGCCCAGGAAGCCAAGCAGGAAGCCTCGCGCCAGAAGGCCATCAAGCAGGAGCTCGAGTGGGTTCGCTCCAATGCCAAGGGCCGTCAGGCCAAGAGCAAGGCGCGCCTCAACCGCTTCGATGAGCTGCAGTCCGGCGAATTCCAGCAGCGCAACGAGACCAACGAGATCTACATTCCGCCCGGCCCAAGGCTCGGCGACAAGGTCATCGAGTTCCACGGCGTCTCCAAACGCTTCGACGACAAGCTGCTCTACGAAGACCTGAGCTTTACCATTCCCCCCGGTGCCATCGTCGGCCTGGTCGGCGGCAACGGCGCGGGCAAGTCGACCCTGTTCAAGCTGATCGAGGGCAAGGAAACGCCCGACACCGGCGAAGTGATCAAGGGCGAGACCGTGGACATCGCCTATGTCGAGCAGTTGCGCGACGATCTGGACAACAAGCAGACGGTGTGGGAAGCGGTCTCCGACGGCCAGGACATCCTCAACATCAATGGCTATGAAGTCTCGTCCCGGGCCTATGTGGGACGTTTCAACTTCAAGGGCAACGACCAGCAGAAGCGCCTCTCGGATCTCTCCGGCGGTGAGCGCGGTCGCCTGCAGCTCGCCCAGACCCTCAAGCAGGGCGCCAACGTGCTGCTGCTCGACGAGCCGTCCAACGACCTGGACATCGAGACCCTGCGCGCCCTCGAGGAAGCCCTGCTGGCCTTCCCCGGCTGCGCCATGGTGATCTCCCACGATCGCTGGTTCCTCGACCGTATCGCCACGCACATCCTCGCTTTCGAAGGGGATTCCCACGTGGAGTTCTTCGAAGGCAACTACACGGAGTACGAGGCGGACCACAAGAAGCGCGTGGGCGACGATACCCCGCACAGGATGAAGTACAAGCGCATCGACGCTTGA
- a CDS encoding SelT/SelW/SelH family protein codes for MSRIRIHYCTQCQWLLRSAWYAQELLSTFGEALEEVALAPSHGGHFEIFFDDESLWERKRDGGFPDSKVLKRMVRDRLDPERDLGHVDR; via the coding sequence ATGTCCCGTATACGCATTCACTACTGCACCCAGTGCCAGTGGTTGCTGCGCAGTGCCTGGTACGCGCAGGAGCTGCTTTCCACCTTCGGCGAGGCGCTCGAGGAAGTGGCGCTGGCGCCTTCCCACGGCGGCCATTTCGAGATCTTCTTCGATGACGAGAGCCTCTGGGAGCGCAAGCGCGACGGCGGCTTTCCCGACAGCAAGGTTCTGAAGCGGATGGTGCGCGACCGGCTGGATCCGGAACGCGACCTGGGGCATGTCGATCGATAG
- a CDS encoding DMT family transporter, whose product MTADRRAILYGIGAVGLWSTVATAFKVALGHMSPLTLMWIASLVSWAVIGMLVLRRGQLREALSHGWGTAAWAGLMNPVAYYLVLFAAYDRLPGQEAMALNYTWALTMAFLAVPILGQRLTRMDVLAGLIAYSGVWVIATRGRVLDVDFADPLGVGLALVSTLIWALYWLLNTRDRRSPLVAQWQNFSVGVPVLTLILLLGPEVEWVGATGLAAGIYVGLFEMGIAFVLWQLAMRTVSRTARISNLIFLSPPISLVLLFFIVGEPVLPSTLLGLVLILGGLGLQQRQKTPAEPAEAKS is encoded by the coding sequence ATGACAGCGGATCGTCGCGCCATTCTCTATGGCATCGGAGCCGTCGGCTTGTGGTCGACAGTGGCCACGGCCTTCAAGGTGGCGCTTGGCCACATGTCGCCCTTGACCCTGATGTGGATCGCCTCACTGGTCTCCTGGGCGGTGATCGGTATGCTGGTGCTGCGTCGCGGGCAGCTTCGGGAAGCCCTGAGCCATGGCTGGGGGACCGCCGCCTGGGCCGGGTTGATGAATCCGGTGGCCTATTATCTGGTGCTGTTCGCGGCCTATGACCGGTTGCCGGGCCAGGAAGCCATGGCGCTCAACTACACCTGGGCGCTGACCATGGCCTTTCTCGCCGTACCGATACTCGGTCAGCGACTCACGCGCATGGACGTGCTGGCCGGCCTGATCGCCTATTCCGGGGTCTGGGTGATCGCCACCCGGGGGCGCGTGCTCGACGTGGATTTCGCCGATCCGCTGGGCGTCGGCCTGGCGCTGGTCTCGACGCTGATCTGGGCGTTGTACTGGTTGCTCAACACCCGCGACCGGCGTTCGCCGCTGGTGGCGCAATGGCAGAATTTCAGCGTCGGCGTGCCGGTGCTCACCCTGATCCTGCTGCTGGGCCCCGAGGTGGAGTGGGTCGGTGCCACCGGGCTTGCCGCCGGCATCTATGTGGGGTTGTTCGAGATGGGCATCGCTTTCGTGCTATGGCAACTGGCGATGCGCACGGTCTCGCGTACCGCCAGGATCTCCAACCTGATCTTCCTCTCGCCGCCGATCTCGCTGGTACTGCTGTTCTTCATCGTCGGCGAGCCGGTCCTGCCCTCGACGCTGCTGGGGCTGGTACTGATCCTCGGCGGACTCGGCCTGCAGCAACGGCAGAAGACACCGGCCGAGCCTGCCGAGGCTAAATCTTGA